One Quadrisphaera setariae genomic region harbors:
- a CDS encoding NAD(P)-dependent alcohol dehydrogenase — translation MKALRVHEYNKPPSLDEVPEPEVKGPWDVVVDVGAAGLCRTDLHILEGQWEAIQHPPLPYVIGHENAGTVRAVGSAVSNVAPGDLVIMHPLVTCGLCLACRNGQDAHCESATFPGLNVDGGMAEQMLTNARSVVKLDSGLQPAAVAALADAGVTAYHAVRKAAGVLFPGTHAVVVGAGGLGHIGIQTLAAITSAQITVVDRNEAALELAKGIGAHRTVLATSDVEVEKAVLDATDGGAHVLFDFVGEHGAELLAPKLLRNRGQHYVIGYGGEVRLPTIDAVIREISVVGNLVGTYQDLVELMALTAQGRVTLHTRQYPLEAALDAIHDLEAGNIRGRGILVP, via the coding sequence GTGAAGGCCCTGCGCGTGCACGAGTACAACAAGCCGCCGTCGCTGGACGAGGTGCCCGAGCCCGAGGTGAAGGGCCCCTGGGACGTCGTCGTCGACGTCGGCGCCGCCGGCCTGTGCCGCACGGACCTGCACATCCTCGAGGGCCAGTGGGAGGCGATCCAGCACCCGCCGCTGCCGTACGTCATCGGCCACGAGAACGCCGGCACCGTGCGCGCCGTCGGGTCAGCCGTGAGCAACGTGGCCCCCGGCGACCTCGTGATCATGCACCCGCTCGTCACCTGCGGGCTGTGCCTGGCGTGCCGCAACGGGCAGGACGCCCACTGCGAGAGCGCGACGTTCCCGGGGCTGAACGTCGACGGCGGCATGGCCGAGCAGATGCTCACCAACGCCCGCTCCGTGGTGAAGCTCGACTCGGGGCTGCAGCCCGCCGCCGTCGCCGCGCTGGCCGACGCCGGCGTCACCGCCTACCACGCGGTGCGCAAGGCCGCCGGGGTCCTCTTCCCCGGCACGCACGCCGTCGTCGTCGGCGCCGGCGGGCTGGGGCACATCGGCATCCAGACGCTCGCGGCCATCACGAGCGCGCAGATCACCGTGGTGGACCGCAACGAGGCCGCCCTGGAGCTGGCGAAGGGCATCGGCGCCCACCGCACCGTGCTGGCCACGAGCGACGTCGAGGTGGAGAAGGCGGTGCTGGACGCCACCGACGGCGGCGCGCACGTGCTGTTCGACTTCGTCGGCGAGCACGGGGCGGAGCTGCTGGCGCCCAAGCTGCTGCGCAACCGCGGCCAGCACTACGTCATCGGCTACGGCGGCGAGGTGCGCCTCCCCACCATCGACGCCGTCATCCGCGAGATCAGCGTGGTCGGCAACCTCGTGGGCACCTACCAGGACCTCGTGGAGCTCATGGCCCTCACCGCGCAGGGCCGGGTGACCCTCCACACCAGGCAGTACCCGCTGGAGGCGGCGCTCGACGCCATCCACGACCTCGAGGCGGGGAACATCCGGGGCCGCGGGATCCTGGTCCCCTGA
- a CDS encoding helix-turn-helix domain-containing protein — protein sequence MAPEALAGTSAESSLRLRASWARCEHLEVPPDEVPPVYSGAVDVDPVFVESGRTVLADLRSTLAGEPVGVMLTDATGLVLQRFLDDAAMHRSLDRVHLAPGFSYAEAHAGTNGLGLALADRAPSLVRGAEHYVESLREYTCAAAPVLDPRTGDVAGTVNLTTWSRSSSGLLLALATTAARSTSALMLARTGGPAQSRTTTGTGSAPGALPDRAAPRGQVYRVVPARAAGPADPCASRTWRAAVEQVERAMLAGRVVALAGEAGAGKTALVASARRRAELRGTLLAARTPGVDEVGAWLAAWTPVLHEDGACIVVSGTSALPAWAADQLAGVLATARRTDGAPQPFVLTEHDAAALPGALAALVDVVVEVPPLRDRPEDVVPLAEHFARVHRHRDVAITPAAAQVLRAAAWPGGATQLRQVVQAAVARTDAVDVRHLPADLASRTRRSLSRLESLERDEIVRALTVPGTTVARAAEQLGISRATVYRRISAYGIEVPRA from the coding sequence ATGGCACCGGAGGCGCTGGCGGGCACGTCGGCGGAGTCCTCGCTGAGGCTGCGGGCCTCCTGGGCGCGCTGCGAGCACCTGGAGGTCCCGCCCGACGAGGTGCCACCGGTCTACAGCGGCGCCGTGGACGTCGACCCGGTCTTCGTGGAGTCCGGCCGCACCGTCCTGGCCGACCTGCGCTCCACGCTGGCGGGAGAGCCCGTCGGGGTGATGCTCACCGACGCCACCGGGCTGGTGCTCCAGCGCTTCCTCGACGACGCCGCCATGCACCGCTCCCTCGACCGCGTGCACCTCGCGCCCGGCTTCTCCTACGCCGAGGCCCACGCCGGCACCAACGGCCTCGGGCTGGCCCTCGCCGACCGGGCGCCGAGCCTCGTGCGCGGCGCGGAGCACTACGTGGAGAGCCTGCGCGAGTACACCTGCGCCGCCGCCCCCGTGCTCGACCCCCGCACCGGTGACGTCGCCGGCACCGTCAACCTCACCACCTGGTCGCGCTCGTCCTCCGGGCTCCTGCTGGCCCTCGCCACCACCGCGGCCCGCAGCACCTCGGCGCTCATGCTCGCCCGCACCGGCGGACCAGCGCAGAGCAGGACGACGACGGGCACCGGGTCCGCTCCCGGGGCGCTGCCCGACCGCGCCGCGCCCCGGGGCCAGGTGTACCGCGTGGTGCCCGCCCGGGCCGCGGGACCCGCCGACCCGTGCGCCTCCCGCACCTGGCGCGCAGCGGTCGAGCAGGTGGAGCGGGCCATGCTCGCGGGGCGGGTCGTCGCCCTCGCCGGTGAGGCGGGCGCGGGCAAGACCGCGCTGGTGGCCTCCGCCCGCCGCCGCGCCGAGCTGCGCGGCACGCTGCTCGCCGCCCGCACCCCCGGCGTCGACGAGGTGGGTGCCTGGCTGGCCGCGTGGACACCGGTCCTCCACGAGGACGGCGCCTGCATCGTCGTGTCCGGCACCTCGGCGCTGCCGGCGTGGGCCGCCGACCAGCTGGCGGGCGTCCTGGCCACCGCGCGGCGCACCGACGGCGCACCGCAGCCGTTCGTGCTCACCGAGCACGACGCGGCAGCGCTGCCCGGAGCGCTGGCCGCGCTCGTCGACGTCGTCGTCGAGGTGCCTCCGCTGCGCGACAGGCCCGAGGACGTCGTGCCGCTGGCCGAGCACTTCGCCCGCGTCCACCGCCACCGCGACGTGGCGATCACGCCGGCCGCCGCGCAGGTGCTGCGCGCCGCGGCGTGGCCCGGTGGTGCCACGCAGCTGCGGCAGGTGGTGCAGGCGGCCGTCGCCCGCACCGACGCGGTGGACGTGCGGCACCTGCCGGCGGACCTCGCCTCGCGCACGCGCCGCAGCCTCAGCCGGCTGGAGTCCCTCGAGCGCGACGAGATCGTCAGGGCGCTCACGGTGCCGGGGACGACGGTGGCGCGGGCCGCCGAGCAGCTCGGCATCTCCCGCGCCACCGTCTACCGCCGCATCAGCGCCTACGGCATCGAGGTCCCGCGCGCCTAG
- a CDS encoding amidohydrolase family protein: MYSKDGTDYFILDAHIALWDARPENLRNVHGKQFIDCFYDYHRNLSPESEHWDYDQYLYYSDRLMKDLFEDGYVDHAIFQPAILGEFYKNGFGQTEEALALAQAHPDKLTYNHAFDPRFGERGLEQLHRDAERMDLKGVKLYTAEWQGESRGYKLTDPWTYRYLEACRELGIKNIHVHKGPTIRPLDRDAFDVADVDAAASDFTDLNFVVEHCGLPRLEDFCWIATQEPNVYAGLAVAMPFIHSRPRYFAQIMGELMYWIGDSRIFFSSDYAIWTPKWLVEKFVDFQIPEDMTEYAPLTTDSKKRILGLNAAALYDIPVPEHLQVAPEPVDVREPAVKADNARTADSELLTGMA; the protein is encoded by the coding sequence GTGTACAGCAAGGACGGCACCGACTACTTCATCCTCGACGCGCACATCGCGCTGTGGGACGCCCGCCCGGAGAACCTGCGCAACGTCCACGGCAAGCAGTTCATCGACTGCTTCTACGACTACCACCGCAACCTCTCGCCGGAGAGCGAGCACTGGGACTACGACCAGTACCTGTACTACTCGGACCGCCTCATGAAGGACCTCTTCGAGGACGGCTACGTCGACCACGCGATCTTCCAGCCGGCCATCCTCGGCGAGTTCTACAAGAACGGCTTCGGGCAGACCGAGGAGGCCCTCGCCCTGGCGCAGGCCCACCCGGACAAGCTCACCTACAACCACGCCTTCGACCCGCGCTTCGGCGAGCGGGGCCTGGAGCAGCTGCACCGCGACGCGGAGCGGATGGACCTCAAGGGCGTGAAGCTCTACACCGCCGAGTGGCAGGGCGAGTCGCGCGGCTACAAGCTCACCGACCCGTGGACGTACCGCTACCTGGAGGCGTGCCGGGAGCTGGGCATCAAGAACATCCACGTCCACAAGGGCCCCACCATCCGCCCGCTGGACCGCGACGCCTTCGACGTGGCCGACGTCGACGCCGCGGCGTCGGACTTCACCGACCTCAACTTCGTGGTGGAGCACTGCGGGCTGCCGCGCCTGGAGGACTTCTGCTGGATCGCCACGCAGGAGCCCAACGTCTACGCGGGCCTGGCCGTCGCGATGCCGTTCATCCACTCCCGCCCGCGGTACTTCGCGCAGATCATGGGCGAGCTCATGTACTGGATCGGCGACAGCCGCATCTTCTTCTCCTCCGACTACGCCATCTGGACGCCCAAGTGGCTGGTGGAGAAGTTCGTCGACTTCCAGATCCCCGAGGACATGACGGAGTACGCGCCGCTCACCACGGACTCCAAGAAGCGCATCCTCGGCCTCAACGCCGCCGCGCTGTACGACATCCCGGTGCCCGAGCACCTGCAGGTGGCCCCCGAGCCGGTGGACGTGAGGGAGCCCGCCGTCAAGGCCGACAACGCTCGCACCGCGGACTCCGAGCTGCTGACGGGGATGGCGTGA
- a CDS encoding iron-sulfur cluster assembly protein has protein sequence MTALEQRTRLEQEAWDALGVVMDPELDEAITSLGFVRSLEELGGQDDDGRGALRVHLRLPTSFCSPNFAYLMCSDAKDALEAVVRHHGGGTVLVELDDHHDSDLINRGLAADAGYRGTFGHEAESDLDELRLTFRRKAHTAAAERALTALLRARPELGEDDVHAVRLGDLLPGEVTAALLRRRSALGLSTADDAPVAVDDHGAPVPPSVVGMWLRKARSTRISIDGNAHFCRGLLATRYPGAELDQAPRDEGTAPVPVQLLTRRPA, from the coding sequence GTGACGGCGCTCGAGCAGCGGACCCGGCTGGAGCAGGAGGCCTGGGACGCGCTCGGGGTGGTCATGGACCCCGAGCTCGACGAGGCGATCACGTCGCTGGGGTTCGTCCGGTCCCTGGAGGAGCTGGGGGGTCAGGACGACGACGGACGCGGGGCGCTGCGGGTGCACCTGCGCCTGCCGACGTCGTTCTGCTCGCCGAACTTCGCCTACCTCATGTGCTCGGACGCCAAGGACGCGCTCGAAGCGGTGGTGCGTCACCACGGCGGCGGGACCGTCTTGGTCGAGCTCGACGACCACCACGACTCCGACCTCATCAACCGCGGCCTCGCCGCCGACGCCGGGTACAGGGGCACCTTCGGGCACGAGGCGGAGTCCGACCTCGACGAGCTGCGCCTGACGTTCCGCCGCAAGGCGCACACGGCCGCCGCCGAGCGGGCGCTCACCGCGCTGCTGCGGGCGCGCCCCGAGCTCGGCGAGGACGACGTCCACGCCGTGCGGCTGGGCGACCTGCTGCCCGGGGAGGTCACGGCGGCGCTGCTGCGCCGCCGCTCGGCGCTCGGGCTCAGCACAGCTGACGACGCGCCGGTCGCCGTCGACGACCACGGCGCGCCCGTCCCGCCGTCGGTGGTGGGGATGTGGCTGCGCAAGGCCCGTTCGACGCGCATCAGCATCGACGGCAACGCGCACTTCTGCCGCGGGCTGCTGGCCACGCGCTACCCGGGGGCCGAGCTCGACCAGGCCCCCCGCGACGAGGGCACCGCACCGGTCCCGGTGCAGCTGCTCACCCGCCGCCCCGCCTGA
- a CDS encoding DUF1097 domain-containing protein: protein MKRLLALGVSIGVLAGVLTWVGFSIPEAGTTAAVLVVWVGFAAWALFYAAGGGTGGLAKTVASTISGVVWGWLIIQAATAAMSGNALVLGIAVAVGAFGMCVQAAWKPLAFIPGAFVGAACFFGTGATGAAVLASVVSLVVGALLAFASEKGADVIEPLLGKEPAPAPTASRHA from the coding sequence ATGAAGCGCTTGCTCGCGCTCGGAGTCTCGATCGGCGTCCTCGCCGGGGTCCTCACCTGGGTCGGCTTCTCCATCCCCGAGGCGGGCACCACCGCCGCGGTGCTCGTGGTCTGGGTGGGCTTCGCCGCCTGGGCCCTGTTCTACGCCGCCGGGGGCGGCACCGGAGGGCTCGCCAAGACGGTCGCCTCGACGATCTCCGGCGTGGTGTGGGGGTGGCTGATCATCCAGGCCGCAACCGCAGCCATGAGCGGCAACGCCCTCGTGCTGGGGATCGCCGTGGCCGTGGGTGCGTTCGGGATGTGCGTGCAGGCGGCGTGGAAGCCGCTGGCCTTCATCCCCGGCGCCTTCGTCGGGGCCGCGTGCTTCTTCGGCACCGGCGCCACGGGCGCAGCCGTGCTGGCGTCGGTGGTCTCGCTCGTGGTCGGGGCCCTGCTGGCCTTCGCCAGCGAGAAGGGCGCCGACGTCATCGAGCCCCTGCTCGGCAAGGAGCCGGCCCCGGCTCCCACCGCGAGCCGCCACGCCTGA
- a CDS encoding LLM class F420-dependent oxidoreductase, which translates to MTQRPDLRIFTEPQQGATYSQLLAVARRTEETGFSAFFRSDHYLAMSDDPASALPGSTDAWTTLAGLARETSTVRLGTLVSSATFRHPGVLAVQVAQVDDMSGGRVELGLGAGWFEAEHAAYAIPFPSLGERFDRLAEQLELITGMWATPAGTAYDFSGHHYTVTNSPALPKPVQQPLPVVVGGAGKKRTPELAARYAADFNAGFCTPEDAGQRFARVRAACEAIGRDPGSIEMSVAHLLVLGKDDDEVARRARAVGRDPEEIRSQGFCGTPGEVTDLLGRYREAGATRFYLQVLDLADLDHLDAFASLVTPQL; encoded by the coding sequence GTGACCCAGCGACCTGACCTGCGGATCTTCACCGAGCCCCAGCAGGGGGCCACGTACTCCCAGCTGCTGGCGGTGGCCCGGCGCACCGAGGAGACGGGATTCTCCGCCTTCTTCCGCTCCGACCACTACCTCGCCATGAGCGACGACCCCGCGAGCGCCCTGCCCGGTTCCACCGACGCGTGGACCACCCTCGCCGGCCTCGCCCGCGAGACGAGCACGGTCCGCCTCGGCACGCTGGTGTCCTCCGCCACGTTCCGGCACCCCGGCGTGCTCGCGGTGCAGGTGGCGCAGGTCGACGACATGTCGGGCGGCCGCGTCGAGCTGGGCCTGGGCGCCGGCTGGTTCGAGGCCGAGCACGCCGCCTACGCCATCCCGTTCCCCTCCCTGGGGGAGCGGTTCGACAGGCTCGCCGAGCAGCTGGAGCTCATCACCGGCATGTGGGCCACGCCGGCGGGCACCGCGTACGACTTCTCCGGCCACCACTACACGGTGACCAACAGCCCCGCGCTGCCCAAGCCGGTGCAGCAGCCGCTGCCGGTGGTGGTCGGCGGGGCCGGCAAGAAGCGCACCCCGGAGCTCGCCGCCCGGTACGCCGCTGACTTCAACGCCGGCTTCTGCACCCCCGAGGACGCTGGCCAGCGCTTCGCGCGGGTGCGTGCGGCCTGCGAGGCGATCGGGCGCGACCCGGGCAGCATCGAGATGTCCGTCGCACACCTGCTCGTGCTGGGGAAGGACGACGACGAGGTGGCGCGCCGCGCCCGCGCCGTCGGCCGCGACCCCGAGGAGATCCGCTCGCAGGGGTTCTGCGGCACGCCCGGCGAGGTCACCGACCTGCTGGGGCGCTACCGCGAGGCAGGTGCCACCCGGTTCTACCTGCAGGTGCTGGACCTGGCCGACCTCGACCACCTCGACGCCTTCGCGTCCCTGGTGACCCCGCAGCTCTGA
- a CDS encoding DMT family transporter, with protein MEGTWRWVALTAVAPISWGTTYWVTGHVLPADEPLWGGVLRALPAGLVLLALPAHGRTGAGGGRRLRGSWWWRAAVLGLLVNAAFFSLVYASATLLPSSVAATVAGVGPLLVISLAWALLAERPRAASVTSAVAGLAGVVLLVGSATSGLDPLGVAVALAGVASFSVGTVLSQRWSRAAAAGALPPAPRPLTMTAWQLTLSGLLVAPAAALAEGAPPALDGAGLAGLAFLSLVATALAYAAWFTGLARLDASAVSVIGLLNPVAGVATGTLLAGEHLAALQWAGLLLVLGGVVLGQVGGGRARRPAAPLPAAGLRRELAGARP; from the coding sequence GTGGAAGGCACTTGGCGCTGGGTGGCGCTCACGGCGGTCGCGCCGATCTCGTGGGGGACCACCTACTGGGTGACCGGGCACGTCCTCCCCGCCGACGAGCCGCTGTGGGGCGGCGTGCTCCGGGCCCTGCCCGCCGGCCTGGTGCTGCTCGCGCTCCCGGCGCACGGCAGGACCGGAGCGGGCGGCGGCCGCAGGCTCCGCGGCAGCTGGTGGTGGCGGGCCGCCGTCCTCGGCCTCCTCGTCAACGCCGCCTTCTTCTCCCTCGTCTACGCCAGCGCCACCCTCCTGCCCAGCAGCGTGGCCGCCACGGTGGCCGGGGTCGGTCCGCTGCTCGTCATCTCCCTGGCGTGGGCGCTGCTCGCCGAGCGCCCGCGCGCTGCCTCTGTGACGTCGGCGGTCGCGGGCCTGGCCGGCGTCGTCCTGCTCGTGGGGAGCGCCACCAGCGGCCTGGACCCCCTCGGCGTGGCCGTCGCGCTGGCCGGCGTCGCCTCCTTCTCCGTCGGCACCGTGCTCTCCCAGCGCTGGTCGCGCGCCGCCGCCGCTGGAGCGCTGCCGCCCGCGCCGCGGCCGCTGACGATGACCGCGTGGCAGCTCACCCTGTCCGGCCTGCTCGTGGCACCCGCGGCCGCGCTGGCCGAGGGGGCACCACCCGCCCTCGACGGCGCTGGCCTCGCGGGCCTGGCCTTCCTGTCGCTCGTGGCCACCGCCCTGGCCTACGCCGCCTGGTTCACCGGGCTGGCGCGGCTGGACGCCAGCGCGGTCTCCGTCATCGGCCTGCTCAACCCCGTCGCCGGGGTCGCCACGGGCACGCTGCTCGCCGGGGAGCACCTCGCGGCGCTCCAGTGGGCGGGCCTGCTGCTCGTCCTGGGCGGGGTGGTGCTGGGGCAGGTCGGCGGTGGTCGCGCTCGTCGTCCCGCGGCCCCCCTGCCGGCAGCAGGCCTGCGGCGAGAGCTGGCGGGGGCGCGGCCGTAG